Genomic window (Ictalurus furcatus strain D&B chromosome 26, Billie_1.0, whole genome shotgun sequence):
ttgtgtttcttccatttgcgaataatcgcaccaactgttgtcaccttctcaccaagctgcttggcaatggtcttgtagcccattccagacttgtgtaggtctacaatcttgtccctgacatccttggagagctctttggtcttggccatggtggagagtttggaatctgattgattgattgcttctgtggacaggtgtcttttatacaggcaacaagctgagattaggaacactccctttaagagtgtgctcctaatctcagctcgttacctgtataaaagacacctgggaaccagaaatctttctgattgagagggggtcaaatacttatttccctcattaaaatgcaaatcaagttataacatttttgacatgcgtttttctggattttcttgttgttattctgtctctcactgttcaaataaatctaccattaaaattatagactggtcatttctttgtcagtgggcaaacgtacaaaatcagcaggggatcaaatacttctttccctcactgtacataacTGACTGAAACAACAGTATAACACAAAAGAAACTGGcacagcacatttacataagatAATGAGTtaccgtttatttatttatttattcatcataaaAGGGCAGATTATAAATGGTTAtcatacattttctttctttatttatttatgtatttaaattatgtaaacaaataaaaaaaggactGTTTTCTTATTCGTAGTGTCAGTCATGGGTGCCATGCTGAACGATGAGGTCCATGAGGTAGGAATCGAAGACGGTGCTGCAGTCATCAAGTGTCATTACACTGCATCATATCAACCTTATACTAAATATTTCTGTAGAGGAATTTATGAAGACTGCAAGACTCTTATAAAATCTGACAGTCGGAATCCCTGGACGTTTGAAGGAAGACTGTCTCTGTTTGACGACACTGAGAAAAGCATGTTTGTGGTGAACATCAATAACCTGAGCTTAGGGGATCATGGAAAGTATGGCTGTGGAGTCAACATAACAGAACAAGACCTGTTTACTGTCATCCATCTGACTGTGAGAAAAGGTATGTGTTAAATTTCTATATTTTGATGTTAAttatctacatttttttttttaattgtgattGTGTGGTAAACAACATTTTCCTACATTTTTGACCACAGACTCCAGTTTCACTACTGAAGGTAAGTGAACCTGCTCtctctatattttctatatacacatgtacaaatgTCTTCGTTCTTTCATCAGTCAAAGCTATTTCCAGTCAAAAGCaggatttttattcattttttagcACTACTTAACTTTTCAGGGCCTTGTTACATTCATAAAGTTTTCTCAGCTTTTTTTTGAGGCAACAAATTTTTAGCTGCTGTTTGATAAACGAGGACtcgtttcacagacattccacataattaaatgtaactataaatggataaaaggacGCCGTTTCATTcgttaatgaaaataaaaggatTTAAGAAATCACTGGAGAATTTGAGAATTTGAGCTTCAGTGGACTCTGGGAGAAAAATGTTATCGTAAGCTAGTCATGCACTGGGGCTTTCTCTACCATGTGGCAAGATAAAGCACAGTTAAAGAGAAGTCACAGCGGCTATATCAGTAACAACACCAACGGCGTAATGTCTGCGATTTGAGACATTGCacttgtgtgaatgtgtaatgTCAAAGCTAGTGTATAAACACACCCTATCCTGTGAGAGGAACCATGCAAATACGTTTTAatctaaacaaaaaacaaacaaacctcacAACGCTAGAAAGATGCTGATCTAtaatgtgtatgcgtgtgttagggttagtggaGATCTGATgtcgaagtgtgtgtgtgtgggtgtgtgtgggtgtatgtgtgtgtgtgtgtgtgtgtgtgtgtgggtgtatgtgtgtgtatgtgtgtgtgtgtgtgtgtgtgtgtgtgtgtgggttatgAACAGAAAGGCCCATTTCAACAGTGACAAGCAGACAAGGAAATGCATCAGACAGCACAGGAAGTTCATCTCAGCCCACGGTGTCTATTTCACTTTCAGGtcaggagcaaaaaaaaaaatgtgttaaatataacCACAGAAAAAGCCTGACTTGGCTGTACTGAAGATATTTTGTTATGACACGTTGCTTGTAAAGATCTGTGTCTGATCCTGACCCTATAAACGTCTCTATACTACACATCCTCAATCAGACGAGGAGCAGAAATGCATCCAGTCGTTATTCAGCTCTTATGTGatcaaatacaaatacttcAATACCATGACATAGTGTTTGctatctgtttatatatatatatatatatatatatatatatatatatatatatatatatatatatatatatatatatatatatatatacatacagggATCTTTATCTTTGTTGGAGGGGCTTTTGGTTCAGTactgctggtggtggtgttcATTTTCTGTGTCTTCATATGCAGAGCAATTAAAGGTAGTGCAGGTACAGAATAATCATCTTCGTAACatacatcattttaaataataatttaataataaaatcaaggtAATttggcatctctctctctctctctctctctctctctctctctctctttctctcagacaCAACTTTGCCCAATTCAACAGAGGAcatggtttgtttatatttattcccTTTTTATTAAATCACGTTAAaaagacacagacacagttttgttttttgttttttacctctGTATAATTTCAGGATGTCCACCTCTATGAGAAGACACAGCGCAGCGACCCTGCAGAAGAAAATGCCTCAGAAACCTCAGACAGAATGTCCGGTCCGAATCCTTCTCCAGCATTGAAGACAATATACACCACAGCATCCAATCACATGCAAGAACCACACCTTAGTACCTCTttatcaaccaatcatgtgtactgtagtgtgagATTCCACAGCGACGCCGTTGAGAACCACAGAGAACCAAAACAATTTCCAGATGCTGGAGCTTTCAATTATTCCATGGGACACAATGTTACATACTCAACTGTACAAGAAAGCTATAATAAGTAACGTCCAATCTACGCAGTAATCCTCGCTCCCGAATCGGACAGTAATTCTAATTACACACATGTTGTGCCACCAAATCAGGACACACATGATGATAAAACATCCGTATGATTGATTTATATTGTTTCCAGAGTAGGGGCACTTACACAGTTTCTACATGACAGAGTGTTGGATAATCTCTCTTCTATAGATCATCTCATTTTGGATGTTCTTCAgtgaaataaagtgtttaccaGTGATGGAAAAAATCCTGTACTTGAGTGAAAGTAAAGATTCTTCTGCTAAGACTGCCTTCTAAAAACATCTGCACAAGACCTTCGCTATAGCGCCACAACATCTTTTCTTCACTACACAACCCACCAGTTCTGCTCCGTCCTCCCTAACTGCTGGAGACTTTGACACCTTTTACGATGAGAAGATTGAAAACAAGTGCCAGACCTTCACTTCTACCTAAAAGccaaaaaatgatttttttttctttaaagaaccAGAGAAAAGTTAACAtatatttgtgatgtttttatatatgTCTCCTCGTTATTATCTTTACTATTATTGCAGAATTATAAAAAAGTGCTACTGTAATAAAGGCGTGTTCTTCACCTAACAGCCTGTTGGACGTCATTTAACCAACTATGATCATTTCATCACATGGTGAATCAACACAGTACAACACACAGTACTGAAATTGGACACTTGTTACCATTAAAGCACAGATGCAGATTTGTCCCTCCGTTCGGACTGGAATGAATGATActtgtcatctttttttttcttttagccatttCACCTGGCTAAAAGAACCGAATATGTAAACAGACCGAATATGTAGTTTTCGACTGATTTATGAATTAGACTGGGAAATTACAGTGCTGCTCCACATTGTCCAATGAAATTTGAGCATGTTGTGCCACAAGTTGGCGTATACATGACAAACATGCATCGATTGTGAATGATGTAATagtttaaaatatgtaatatgtcaAGTTTGGCTTGAATCAACACACTAGCTTTCATGATTCCTTTTTTCATCCTGCCGTTGAGCCATAACCAACCGCTGCCCAATATATGCCTCATCCTCCTTGAGCTTTCAGCAGCGTTTGACACAGTCAACCACAAGACTCTCTTGTCCACCCTCATGAGTCTCGGAATTCACCTGGAAGGTCACTCATACCAGGTGACGTGGAGGGGAGCCACATCTGCTCCCTGCAGgctctccactggtgtcccacaaggctcagtacttGGTCCGCTTCTGTTCTCACTCTATACTCAATCTCTTGGTGAGGACGTATCCTCACGTGGGTTCTCATGCCACTGCTAGAGTATGcagatgacactcaactcatcctctccttccctccctcagatCCTCTTttttctgctcagatctcagcatgtctggaaGACATCTCCATTTAAGTATTAAAGTAcataaattagcacttttcattaaaaaaaaatgtctgtatgTTCGTGctatattacctcccaacaGAATTTTAAGACTGATGGTATGTCATATGGCATAGGTCAGCTGCAGGGTCGTCAACATTATGTGATTTGCAGTAGGTCCATATACTAAGAGAGAAAGCAGTGAagccaaaaagtaaaaaataaaaattaaaattaaatcacTAAGAAATACCtatataaactgtgtgtgtgtgtgtgtgtgtgtgttgtctgtgtgtgtgtgtgcatgtgtctgtgtgtgcgtgtctgtgtgtgtgtgtgtgtgcatgtgtgtgtgtgtctgtgtgtgtgtgtctgtctgtgtctgtttgtgtgtgtgtgcatgcgtgtgtgtgtgtgtgtgtgtgtgtgtgtgtgcatgttgttgATTCTGTGGTGTCTAAGTTGGAAAGTTAAGTGTAAACCACATGAAACACAGAACAACGGTTCATAGAGcatccacgcacacacacacacacacacacacacacacacacacggaacaacacacacacacacacactcagcaccaAAATCGAACCCTGACCATAACCACAGTAACCAAAAGAAAACCTTACggctctttttatttcattttgttttgatttacatATGCAGCTCGTAATCATCACATTTTCTTATTCTTGTGGTGAcatttgaaacacacacacatacacacacacacacacacacacacacacacacacacacacacacacacacacacacaccctctgtctctcacttccTCGCAGAACTGGCCAGCAGCCTGAATTGTGATTCATTTTGAAAATCGTTGTTTAATGAGCCACACATAAACCCTGTCTTCATTCTCTAGTCTCACCGCTTTATTACATTTTTCgaatataattttaatatattagtgttttctttcttggtGGGTTTTTCTTCTCGTCCAGCAACATCATGAGCATTATTGCTGTGAGTGTGCTTCTTTTTGGAGGTGAgaataattttgtttgtttgtttgttttgttctgagATCTGAtaatttggagaaaaaaataataataatacaacaacgATATACAAAGGTAAAGTGATAACGCTATGGTATATCACTGTTTCTACATGCTGTAGATTTTGTAGGTTTTATCCATGATTGAAGTTTATGCACACGGGTTGTGGTACAGGACACTTGTGTTAGACTTGTGGTATAATatcttttacatatttggaaatCAGCTGGACACATCAATCACAATTTGTGACCTTGGAAAGTGAACGTAGTGtaccttttaaaacatttaacccTCACACCTAACCACTCTCGTTTATAATTCACTGAGGGTTTAGATGTGACGTGTCTGCAGAATGTCAGTATTAAATGCAGTGAGGTCTTAAGTGTAACTTGGAAAGTATTTTCTGTACACTAATGACACCTTCCCTTGAAAAACATCCACgttaaatatatgaaatatttccGCTTGAGTCTAGCTAACATTGCAGTGAACACCTACAGCTTAACAGCTTTTATTCCTGAATGTGTCGCTCATTTCTCCTGTTCTTTCTGTGTAAAAGAAacgtatttgtttttaatttacaaGTCtttctcgttctttctctcaGCCGTACCCATCATGTTGTCTGGAGGAATGACAGTGAACGGGACACTAGGAGGAAACATTTCTTTTCACTGTTCGTACCACAAAGGAAGTGAGATCAACCCAAAGTACTTCAGTAAAGGCAAACCTGAAAAAGAGTTTGTGAGACTGGACAGAGGAGTAATGTGGTCCAGGGACAGCAGGTTCTTTCTGGAGGACGATACGGAGAGCAAAGTATTCACCGTGACTATCAGGCAACTGAGTCTGGAGGACGCTGGGCTTTACTGGTGTGGGGTGGACAGGTGGCTGTCGGATTTTCGGACAGAGTTCAGGCTTCACATAGTCCAAGATGTACCCACTGAGAATGGTGAGAACTGagatatgacttttttttcagtcatacaaattcatttgaacaaaaaaaaaaatggattaagATGATAATATTCAtcattataacacattataagcCCAGAATTAAGACAGTACACTTCAAgaactctttgatatgatgcagaattcatagacaaatcaatgaatgcaagctgtccagtccctgaggcagtgaagcaaccccaaaccatgacatttccaccaccatgctccacagttggtatgaggtgcttctcctgaaaagctgtctttggtctgcaccaaacatgtctgttgttaaaacacctctatctttgatttgtctgtccagagcacattattccaaaagtcctggtctttgcctatatgcccATTGGCAAACTCTGGTCTTGcgaaggctttttcctgacacgcctcccatgcaggtcaaatttgtgcaatctctttctgattgtagaagcatgcgctttcacaccaacagttgcaagacttactgcagatcctgtgatgaaattttgtggTTCTTGGAGAGTTCTTTTTGcttcagacagtctgctcttgggctgaactAGCTGGGACGGCTGGTCTTGGACCAATTgtcagtcgtttgaaatctgcgtcatttgtagatgatgttccttacagtggaatgatgtatttcagataattctgagatctttttaaatccctcgccagactcataggcatccacggCCTTTTCTGAatgccttacagaactctttagatcttggcatgatgacatcacacacctcaataacaaagggaacaccagacactagatatgagagaggtataaataagacagattccacctgcactccctaagcaggttctaatcactggaacccgatattcaacacctgattctaattagatggatttgaaggtgtgataaatgtaggggtgtacttactttttccatgtgactgatctgttttttatttatattgtaaaaattactacaaaatgtcaattttatgtgtcgtTAGACAAAGAGTATCACCTactaataggcactgtttcaaagaggatgaaACGATCTGCATAACTGAAAAGAATCTTGGGCTTTTTTTGCCCTGGAGTTACCACCTAATTACACTGTAAATAATGTTTACAGTCAGGAATGTATGATTATCtctctaacccctaaccctatctctctgtctttcctcacTAGCTTTTGTTCCCCAAACTACAGCTTCAACCAGCACAACCAGGCAGAGAACCACAGAACCACAGGACCAGCAAACCTACATTATAGGTGACTCAATGCAAATATGCTGGTTCCTCTGTGTGACTGTGACTTGTTGAGACTgtttataaacagataaattaaTGCATAATGTTTGAAATAGCTTCAATTTAAACCTACCTTGCTAACCTAGCAAGTTTCTTAGGGGTTAAAGTTTGAATTCCAGTTGCAGGACAAGGACACCGAGTCCACTAACTAGATCCTATTCTTCATGTAGATTACTAGGGTAGCTGGATTGGATTGTTGATGATTGTGGATTCGTTTGTTATTTGAGGTCTTGGTGGAACTGTTAGCAAGAAACCAAATCTGTAAGCTCAATCCTCTTCAGGAGCAGCTGATTCAGAATAAACCAAACGAGGCTTCCTTACCCTTCGTCTTAATATATCTGCTCTTTCCAGCCAAATCAGAAGAGTGCAGTTACACTTTTTCctcaaaagtatgtgcacccctgaccatcacagccatttgagcttgttgaacatctcagtccagatttattcccctttgATGTTATAATAAACTCCTCTATTCTTctgcgaaggctttccactagattttggggtgtggctgtggggatttgtgttcattcagctacaagagcgttagtgaggttgaggtcaggcgctgatgttgtgATGGTGAGGAAGCtacagttccagttcatcccaaaggtgttcagtggggtcgaGATCAGGGCTccgtgcaggacactcgagttcttctactttcttccaaccttaacctacatatgggtgtaatggtcagatgtccacatacttttgcccatataaATCCAAAGAACAGTCACAGAATGCAATAAGAGAATACAAGGTTCAGAACTGACATGAATGTTAAAGTTGGCAGGACTTTCCATGTACTGAACTGCCTTTATATAGTTTAAACACCTAATTTGGATTAGGTGTGATAATTCAGGAAAAACTCAATGTTTCTGTCTGAAGTATTACCAGAATGTCTCACACATGGTAAAATAACCAGCATCAAACGCATGTACTGTAAGGTTTTCAGTCACACCAGtggatgacattttttatttgttaaatcaTAGCTTCAGATAAATCTGTGCATCTCGGAGTCTCTCTGGCTGCAGGTCTGCTGTTGTGTGGGATTGCGAGTGCCATATTCATCATTATGAAGAACAACAAGGCAAAAGCAGGTGGTGATACAAGTACTTTACAACACACTCGACATTTCTACTTCTGTAACGTAAATGTTTTGTGATTTAAAGACAAGCTGTTTTGTTTCCCGCAGCCTTGACACAGCCTGGAAATTACACGGAGCCTGATGTGGTAAGTGGACAaggtcactctgtgtgtgtgtgtgtgtgtgtgtgtgtgaacattatTTGAACAGATCATGCCTTCTAAACAGATAccaatacagatatgaataagaGGTGCACtgttaggtttttatttttgatgaaaCTTGGCAGAAATTTGAGatcctaaaaaaaaactttgcagcaGTTTTTACTTTCACGTGAgttcatttgttcatatttagtAACTGCTGGCCAGGGGCATTGTAGTTTAAATTATGCTACTAggtaaattcattagaaaataccACAGGCAGGTACagtcaaataataataacaccaaatacagatactgatagtggcattgtgttacacatttagtgtgtgtgttttattttattattatttatatatatatatatatatatatatatatatatatatatatatatatatatatatatatatatatcccctttttttcatttcaggaCAACTATGTGTATGACAAGATCTTCCCAACAAGCAGCACATCTTTAGCCACTATCCAGAGCCCAGATTCCATCATTTACGCCACTCCAACACTGAACCGAACCCGGACTTGCTCTCCTCCGTCCCACTCCGAACCTGCAGCAACGGGCTGCTCTCGAGACACCCGACATCAGCATCATGAAGCAGTGGTGTATTCCGCTATTCGGCTATCTCAAACCCATCCACAATCTCAGAGTTACACAACACTTTTCACTTCAACGCAATCCCTTTCCCTAGACTACTCCAAACTCCACTTTGAGCAGAGATCACATGTCCTCAGTGACACTTCTGCTTTCTCGGAGGACTCATGTGATGTCTACGCTACTGTCCAGTGGCACTGATAACACTTCGATACTATTCCTTTAGCTTCTAAACTAAATCTGTCTTTTATAATAAATTACAGTGCAACGCTGTCTTGGCCGAATCGAATGTGATACGCGTGtgtcaaaacaataacaaaagatTTGTAACGAAAGCTTTTCTCTAACACATTCGCTTCATTTTGCTCAACAAATTAACAAGAGAAATGaggctgaaaaaaatgttgaacattgagttatatgatttatatatatatatatatatatatatatatatatatatatatatatatatatatatatatatatataaactttaatTTAGTAAGTATGAATGTCCCACAGATTTTGTTTTCCTAGTATAATAatgattttgacattttctttagttaaactttattgtttctgtgtcttatttttataatatgaaGTAATATCTCAACCATACAGATGTTACACTTTACACTATAATCCTCCAGGAGGCACTGTTCTCTTACTAAGAATATTAACGTGACACCTCACTTCACAGTAAGTAAACCTTAAAAgaactggagaaaaaaacaaacaaaaaacaaacaaacatgggtttaattttcacaatttcctATTGTAAAAGGATCAAATTTTAATTCAAAGTGAAATAAGTATACAATAAACTGGACTAAAAAAACTGGAATGCAAAATTgtgtcttatttgtttgtttattggtttatttattacttttaaaaaataaaataaaataaaataacatgtgTTTCCTCTTGTAGTGAAAAGCTTCCCTGATTAACCAGactgaaatatatgaaatatgcaaatcagctgaATACGTCAAACACCAACTTCCAGAgttgcttttaattttttgttgttttatgggggtgaaaaaattatgtatttttaatctTGATCATCTTTAAACACAGTTACGTTTAACATTTGTATAACGTGGGTTAAATGAGTCTCAGACCTGCGGAAGTGGCCAACTTCAGGAAACCTTAGTGACTCTACATTTGTAAAGTAACTGAAAGTAGGGTTTAGGTAAAGGGGCAGTGCTCACATTAAGAAATCGAGAGAGACACTTCAGCAGCACGGAAAGCATTTCAGTCTCTCTGAGTGGCTGCAGGACTGTAGTGACTTTGTAATCttcgttttttatttattatcttagTGAATTTTGAGCACAGACTATCTGGATTGTTGGTTAGAAACAGGACAATGATAAACATGCGTCTGATTTTCACCTTGTACCTGATTTCAGGTCAGATATTCTACTTTAAACTAAAAGTATGAGGTGTAGTTTATAGTTCTGGTTCGGTTTTAAGCTtgtgtcattgtactgtttatgttttgtgaacGATATATAAAGTCTCTGCTTTGTAAGATGTAATGCCTCATGTTTTAGATCAGAAGAGTCTAAAAGAGGAACTCTGTTTTATGTTGCAGCTCAGGCTGGCTGTAATGAAATGGTAAAAGGATACAGAGGCGGAAGTGTCATTGTAAATTATAGCTACAATCCTCAACAATACAGCAATCACACAAAATACTTCTGTAGGATCACAGAAGGGGATTGCAGGAACGTCCAAAAATGGGATATTAAAGGAAAGTTCTTTGCTGCGGATGATATTTCGGCTGGAGTTTACAGCGTGCTCATTAGAAACTTAAGCCAGGAGGATGGAGTACAATACAGATGTGGAGTGGAGAACCGAACAGTATCAAACGTGCAGCTGCAAGTGGAAAATGGTGAGAGTCTGTATTTTAAAACTAGGCCTGTTCGAATGATTGTAATTACACCACAATGCTGTTGAcatctggattgtgattggtcagaaggatctacaacagcagctctgacattctTATCAGCTTATGTACTGTCACCTCAGTTAGCTACAcaattcaatcaaatcaatacaCAATTTGATCAAATCAATCCACaggattaaatgtaactataaatggataaaaagaacGACTTGTCATTGTTTAATAattattgttggcaaattgttaTGGTGTAAGAGGAAATCTTTTGgggtgataacaggaactttgCTTTATTAGCCATTCTTGAAAATTTATACTTTATGatcaagttcatttttattactcCAGCTCCTTTGCTTATAGTTAGCCTATGAATATGGTTTGAAAGAAGAAAATTGAACTCATTAACCCATGTCACAGCTGTATTATTCTTACAAGTTGTACCTGTCTCATTTGTCTTGACTGGAAGGTCTGTATGATGGACAGTCATTTTCACAGACGACTCATCCTGGAGACATGGTTTCTTTCAGCTGTACATATCCAGAAAggcataaaaatgacatgaaaagtGTGTACAGAGTGACCAATCGGAGCATATCCGCCATCATATTCACTTACAcagaatctgaagagaaaggcAGGTATGTTCTTAATGTCTCCTCGACGGATAACGTCATCAATATGAGCATCAGCAACGTGACGGTGGAGGATCGAGGACTTTATCTGTGTGGAGTTGCAATGAGAAGGTCTACATATGCGACATACATATTTCATATCTTCAGTGAAATGCAGCTTCAAGTTACTGGTGAGAATCTGGTATTATGAACGTTTTtatggggaaaataaaaatgacagtaTTTGATGTATAGTTGGGTCCAAAAGCCTGAGTTACTCATCCGGAGACACAGCGTGTTAGCTGTGTTAGCATTTACCAAAAAATTCATAGCCTGACCTTGCTAGATTTGGTGTTAAGGTTGTACttttcacatactgtaccaTCTGCAGTTGTCAAATTCAGTATGGACGCCATGACATTCTGATAACATGATGCCCATTCAGCAGTGATTCACCATGATTATGACCTCTGAGAGCTGAGAAGGACACGAGCTATTAAACTGAATTAATCGCTTGTTATTTTTAGTGCTCACAAGATGCTACACCACCAGACTTGATTCATACATGTATTAAAGGTAAATGGTTGTATTTCCTTTCAATACATGTTATCGATGGACTCGGGTTAAGGTGGTCACATGGGAACCAACAAAACGttcagatatgaagctcgtgGGACAAAGAAAGATCATTGACACAAAAGCGTATTGGATCTTGTGTCAATGTCTTCAGTAATTGCTTCAACCTGTAGTTTAAATGACTAGTTCCTTTACGTtattgggaaatagaaccaactaagattatttcatccatccatccattttctgtaccacttatccaacactgggtcgcagggaacctggagcctatcccagggagcacaggTCAtaaagcaggggacaccctggacatgtgtcacatacacatacccGTTCATACACGACAGACACTTTGGgcgtgccaatcagcctaccatgcatatctttggactgggggaggaaaccggagtacccggaggaaacccggagaacatgcaagctccgcaaaCACATGgcagtggcgggaatcgaacccccaactctggaggtgtgaggcgaacgtgctaagcactaagccaccgtgcgccctcctAAGATTGTTAACaaagataaaaacaataacTGCTCAAGTGAagggtcagaattccttcagtgCAAGCAGGATTAAAAAATCCCTCATGCACACGTAAACTCAGGCTTTCGGTCCCTAAAGTAAATAATCACATTCAGGTCTATACCATATACTACATTTACTGTAGCATGTGggcggttgtggctcaggtgatagagcgggttgtccactaaccgtagggttggtggtttgattcccggcccacatgacgaagtgtccttgggtaaccaagttgctcctgatggcaagctaacgccttgcacggcagctctgctaccattggggggtgtgtgtgtgtgtgtatgtgtgtgtgtgaatggatgaacgagaaccagtg
Coding sequences:
- the LOC128602322 gene encoding polymeric immunoglobulin receptor-like isoform X2, translated to MINMRLIFTLYLISAQAGCNEMVKGYRGGSVIVNYSYNPQQYSNHTKYFCRITEGDCRNVQKWDIKGKFFAADDISAGVYSVLIRNLSQEDGVQYRCGVENRTVSNVQLQVENGLYDGQSFSQTTHPGDMVSFSCTYPERHKNDMKSVYRVTNRSISAIIFTYTESEEKGRYVLNVSSTDNVINMSISNVTVEDRGLYLCGVAMRRSTYATYIFHIFSEMQLQVTDPGSPVIGIIVYVGLAVLLIAGFVLIFYKLWSTKTKGASSSPAERGNVCEERETERGKTGAYSAYYDEIQDTQTNTVYAFAKKPKTCRISPSLAGRTATSSPNTVDQDFYSMVHLSKTEK
- the LOC128601842 gene encoding CMRF35-like molecule 6: MIPFFILPLSHNQPLPNICLILLELSAAFDTVNHKTLLSTLMSLGIHLEGHSYQVTWRGATSAPCRLSTGVPQGSVLGPLLFSLYTQSLGEDVSSPVPIMLSGGMTVNGTLGGNISFHCSYHKGSEINPKYFSKGKPEKEFVRLDRGVMWSRDSRFFLEDDTESKVFTVTIRQLSLEDAGLYWCGVDRWLSDFRTEFRLHIVQDVPTENAFVPQTTASTSTTRQRTTEPQDQQTYIIASDKSVHLGVSLAAGLLLCGIASAIFIIMKNNKAKAGGDTSTLQHTRHFYFCNVNVL
- the LOC128602322 gene encoding polymeric immunoglobulin receptor-like isoform X1 yields the protein MINMRLIFTLYLISAQAGCNEMVKGYRGGSVIVNYSYNPQQYSNHTKYFCRITEGDCRNVQKWDIKGKFFAADDISAGVYSVLIRNLSQEDGVQYRCGVENRTVSNVQLQVENGLYDGQSFSQTTHPGDMVSFSCTYPERHKNDMKSVYRVTNRSISAIIFTYTESEEKGRYVLNVSSTDNVINMSISNVTVEDRGLYLCGVAMRRSTYATYIFHIFSEMQLQVTATSSNTPYPGSPVIGIIVYVGLAVLLIAGFVLIFYKLWSTKTKGASSSPAERGNVCEERETERGKTGAYSAYYDEIQDTQTNTVYAFAKKPKTCRISPSLAGRTATSSPNTVDQDFYSMVHLSKTEK
- the LOC128602322 gene encoding polymeric immunoglobulin receptor-like isoform X3; its protein translation is MVKGYRGGSVIVNYSYNPQQYSNHTKYFCRITEGDCRNVQKWDIKGKFFAADDISAGVYSVLIRNLSQEDGVQYRCGVENRTVSNVQLQVENGLYDGQSFSQTTHPGDMVSFSCTYPERHKNDMKSVYRVTNRSISAIIFTYTESEEKGRYVLNVSSTDNVINMSISNVTVEDRGLYLCGVAMRRSTYATYIFHIFSEMQLQVTATSSNTPYPGSPVIGIIVYVGLAVLLIAGFVLIFYKLWSTKTKGASSSPAERGNVCEERETERGKTGAYSAYYDEIQDTQTNTVYAFAKKPKTCRISPSLAGRTATSSPNTVDQDFYSMVHLSKTEK
- the LOC128601841 gene encoding high affinity immunoglobulin alpha and immunoglobulin mu Fc receptor-like, producing MEMKKKCFSTSFILLTVSVMGAMLNDEVHEVGIEDGAAVIKCHYTASYQPYTKYFCRGIYEDCKTLIKSDSRNPWTFEGRLSLFDDTEKSMFVVNINNLSLGDHGKYGCGVNITEQDLFTVIHLTVRKDSSFTTEERPISTVTSRQGNASDSTGSSSQPTVSISLSDTTLPNSTEDMDVHLYEKTQRSDPAEENASETSDRMSGPNPSPALKTIYTTASNHMQEPHLSTSLSTNHVYCSTFAIAPQHLFFTTQPTSSAPSSLTAGDFDTFYDEKIENKCQTFTST